The Medicago truncatula cultivar Jemalong A17 chromosome 4, MtrunA17r5.0-ANR, whole genome shotgun sequence genome includes a region encoding these proteins:
- the LOC25492599 gene encoding DNA damage-repair/toleration protein DRT100, with protein sequence MFSPLTALLLLAIISTVTSTANSCLPSELKALQAIKASLREPNDGIFNSWTGTDCCHNWLGVSCDENTRRVADINLRAGTLYTTFEKARKPGYMTGQISPEICKLTKLSSITITDWNGISGEIPKCISSLSFLRIIDLAGNRFSGNIPSDIGKLRHLNRLSIADNVITGGIPRSLTNLTSLTHLDIRNNRISGYIPMGFGRLQYLGRALLSGNQLHGPIPGSISRIKRLSDLDLSRNQLSGPIPESLGLMSVLGTLKLDTNKLSGMIPKSLFGSGISDLNLSHNLLEGNIPDAFGGRSYFTSLDISYNNLKGPIPKSISSAAYIGYMDLSHNHLCGPIPKVLDHLDASSFEVNDCLCGKPLEACKKK encoded by the coding sequence ATGTTTTCACCATTAACGGCACTGTTACTCTTAGCCATTATCTCCACCGTTACCTCCACCGCTAACTCATGTCTTCCATCAGAACTCAAAGCCCTACAAGCCATAAAAGCCTCACTCCGTGAACCTAACGACGGAATATTCAACTCATGGACCGGAACTGACTGCTGCCACAACTGGTTGGGCGTATCATGCGACGAGAATACTCGTCGCGTAGCCGATATAAACCTCCGTGCCGGAACTCTCTACACCACCTTCGAAAAAGCACGTAAACCTGGCTACATGACCGGTCAAATCTCCCCGGAGATTTGTAAGCTAACTAAACTTTCAAGCATTACAATCACTGATTGGAACGGTATCTCCGGTGAGATCCCCAAGTGCATTtcttcactttctttccttcgTATCATCGACCTCGCCGGAAACCGTTTCTCCGGTAATATCCCCTCTGATATCGGCAAACTCCGCCATCTCAACCGTCTCAGCATCGCCGACAACGTCATCACCGGTGGAATCCCCAGGTCCTTAACCAACCTAACTAGCTTGACTCATCTTGACATCCGTAATAATAGGATCTCAGGATATATCCCAATGGGCTTTGGCAGGCTTCAGTATTTAGGCCGGGCTTTATTAAGTGGTAATCAGTTACACGGGCCCATCCCCGGCTCAATATCTCGAATCAAACGTCTTTCGGATCTTGATCTATCTCGAAACCAATTATCCGGGCCCATCCCGGAATCATTAGGCTTAATGTCTGTTTTGGGAACCCTAAAGCTTGATACAAACAAGCTTTCGGGGATGATCCCAAAGTCTCTTTTTGGTTCAGGAATAAGTGATTTGAACTTAAGTCATAATTTGTTGGAGGGTAATATACCTGATGCATTTGGGGGTAGGTCTTATTTTACATCATTGGATATTTCCTATAATAATCTCAAGGGTCCTATACCTAAATCTATATCTTCTGCTGCTTACATTGGTTACATGGATTTGAGCCATAATCATTTGTGTGGTCCAATTCCTAAAGTTTTGGATCATCTTGATGCATCTTCGTTTGAGGTCAATGATTGTCTTTGTGGAAAGCCACTTGAAGCTTGCAAAAAGAAGTAA